In Bacillus sp. S3, the sequence GCATGTTAATCGGTGGTTCAGTTTCCCAACATATTAAAGTTCCAACCGGCAATCCATTTTTTGATAATGGACATGGAAGCGGATGCGGCGGCGGGGGCAGCTGCGGATGCGGTTAAATAAAGATCAGCGTTAAGCTGATTTTTTTGTATTCTAAAATTAAAAAATTTTAAATTGAAATAAAACGTTTTAATATGCTAGACTTATGTAAAATGCTGGTTTTGTTGAAGGGGAAAAATGTATGTTTGTACAAAGACAAGGATTAGTTGTTTGGCTGTACTCGTTAAAGCAAGCAAAAATGTTAAGACGCTTTGGAAATGTTCATTATGTTTCAAAAAAGCTGAAATATGTCGTCTTGTATTGTAATCAAGAAGATGTTGAGGGAATCATGGAAAAGTTAAATTCTTTTTCATTTGTTAAGAAGGTAGAGCCTTCATATAAACCATTCTTACGGATGGAATATGAAAATTCTGCTCCGGATAAAGCAAAGGAATATGATTATAAAATGGGAATTTAAAGGGTGAGGGAATGGATCCTCACCTTTTATGTTTTTAAAAAAAGGCTTTGTTAAAGGTGAATGTTGATTTTACACACCTGTTGATTGGAGCGTAAGGTGCGAGACTCCTGCGGGCAGCGGGACAGGAGAGACCCACAGGCGCTTTTGCGCCAAGGAGGCTTACCGCCCGCCCCGCGGAAAGCGAGCATCCTGAAGCGCAAATCAACAGCCAAGTTTAACACAGCCTAAAAAAAACCCTGCAGAAAATTCTGCAGGGTCCTTCTACATCCTCATAAAGGATAGAAGGCAAAGGGAGAGGAGAAACCGGAGGAAGAACTTATGGGGAAACGTAAGTCTTCTCCGCGGTTGGCAACAACATCCTCGAATTGATGTTGTTACTTACATTATTTCCACAACTCAAAAGCTTATACGTCTTTTTAATAATTTTTAGAACAGATTGTCTACAATTTATTAATTATGGTAGGATGGATAAAGAAAATTGATTTTGAAAAATGTGGTGATATGTCCATGAGAGTGGTCTCAGGTATATGTAAGGGAAGACCTCTTAAAGCTGTTCCGGGAAATTCGACACGTCCGACGACAGATAAAGTTAAGGAAGCTTTATTTAATATGATTGGTCCTTATTTTGATGGCGGAATTGGTTTGGATCTTTTTGCAGGCAGTGGCGGGTTGGGCCTGGAGGCGCTAAGCAGAGGTTTTGAGAAGGTTATTTTTATTGATCGTGATGCTAAGGCCATCCAAGTGATTCATGAAAATATTAAAGCTTGTAAATTTGAGGAGAAAACGGAAGTGTATCGTAATGATGCAGACCGGGCAGTAAAAGCACTCATCAAAAGGGCAATCCGTTTTGATTATATATTTTTAGATCCGCCCTACAAGAAACAACAGCTTGTTAGTTTAATGGAAAAAATGGATCAGCAAGATTTAGTAAAAACAAATGGCATTGTTGTGTGTGAGCATGGCCATGATGTGGATTTACCAAAAACGGTGGGACGGTTTACAGAAATTAAACACGAACAATATGGGATAATTGCGGTAACAATTTATGTGAGGAACAGAGAATTAGGGGGAGTAAAACGTGGCAAGTATAGCCGTTTGTCCAGGGAGCTTTGATCCAATTACATATGGCCATTTAGATATTATTAGAAGAGGGGCTAAGGTATTTGACCGGGTGTATGTAAGTGTGATGAATAATTCAGCAAAAAACCCGTTATTTAGTGTCGAGGAGCGAATACATCTTATTGAGGCAGTCACAAAAGATCTGCCAAATGTAAAGGTGGATGAACATTCGGGTTTACTTGTTGATTATGCGAAAGCTGTTAATGCCAATGCCATCATCCGCGGCTTGCGGGCGGTTTCAGATTTTGAATATGAAATGCAAATTACCTCGATGAACAGGGTGCTGAATGAAAATATCGAAACTTTTTTTATCATGACAAACAATCAATATTCTTTTCTAAGCTCAAGCATCGTGAAAGAAGTAGCGAAGTATAATGGAGATATTTCATCACTTGTCCCACCTATAGTTGAAAAAGAATTACATAAAAAATTTAAACGATAAAAGAGCTGGGCTATTGCCTAGCTCTTTTTGAGCCGTGAAAATAAGAGCAAAACATACACAAAAAGCGAGACAATCGTTATGAGGGGTCCTAACTCAATCAGTTGATGATAGAACTGATTTGCCCAGGAACCATCTTCAAAAAAACCGACCGGCATGGCGTTTGAGGGCTGCTCTTTACTATTAAAATGTAGATAGATGGGTTTCCATAGAATAAGTACAAAAATACTTGCAAAAATACCATGGATGATTCTTGCAATAAAAAAAGGCTGAAATCTAATATCCGTTTGCGCTAAGATACTGGCTACCTGTGCTTGGACACTGAAACCGCTAAAACCCAGGATAAAGCTTGTAATCATTGCTTTTTGCAAAAGGGTAGCATCTTGGACTTGGCTGGTTAATTGGCTGCCCAAAGTGATTTCAAATAATCCTGAAATAAATGGAATACTTAACATGTCAGGGAATGTCAGGGCTTTAAGGAGCACCTCAACTAATTTGGCCAGAGTTGCAGTAATATGTAAATGATAGAGCAATTTATTAATTACCGAGAATACAATAATGAAGCCTCCAACCATTAACAGGGTTTGGATTGATGAATTAACTGCATCACCTAATAGTTTGCCGATTGGCCGATTATCCTTTAGTCTTGTTTGATGCAGGGCAGATAAGGCGGATCTGATTTTGAATTTTTTCTTTTTTTCACTACCCTCATCGGGGGAGTCCTTTCCATAGAAGCGCATGATGATACCAACACAGATATTTCCTAAATAATGGGCAAGCGCAAGGAGAATCCCTAAATCGGCATTATAAAAGAAGCCCACCGATACAGCGCCAAAGATAAACAAGGGATTTGAGGAATTTGTAAATGAAACCAGCCTTTCCGCTTCAGTTCGTGTTAATTGACCTTCCTGGCGTAGTCGTGCAGTGAATTTCGCGCCTGCGGGGAAACCTGAGGCCATTCCCATTGCCCATACAAAGCCGCCTACACCAGGGACTTTAAATAGCGGTCTCATGAAGGGTTCTAACAAAACGCCAATAAACTTGACGACGCCAAAGCCAATTAACATTTCTGAGACAATAAAAAAGGGTAACAGGGAAGGAAAAACGATTTCCCACCACATATTCAGGCCGCGGATAGACGCTTCAAATGACTCTTGTGGATAAGAAATTAGCGAGGCTGCTAAAATCGTAACAGAAACGGATAAAAAAATCGTTTTTAGTCTTGACCGAAACACTGAAGGGTCCTCCTTCCAAACAGATTACTCAAGCTGTTCAAAACAATATTATCAATGCTAAAATAGAGAATATTCATACGTAAATGTGTGATTACTTGTCCTCATATATCTCAAATATACTCATATAACGTTAAATTAGACCATAAGATTGAACGAGATTTGTATTCGGTGAAAAATAGGAGGTCAACTTTTATGGAGCACCCTAAAATAGGCTTGGCACTTGGTTCTGGCGGTGCACGCGGGTTTGCTCATTTAGGGGTCATTATGGCATTAACAGAAGCCGGAATTCCGATTCATTTAATCGCTGGCAGCAGTATGGGGGCACTCGTAGCCAGTTTTTATGGAGCTGGCATTGACTTGGACCGATTATATAAATTATCGACTGCCTTTAAAAGAAAATACTTTCTCGATTTTACCGTTCCCAAAATGGGCTTTATTGCAGGTAAGAAAATTAAAGAGTTTATAAAGGTTTTTACCCATGGAAAAAACATAGAGGAGCTATCCCTGCCAATTAGTATCGTGGCAACGGATTTATTGACAGGTGAAAAAGTCATTTTTCAAAAAGGGCCGGTTGCTGAGGCTGTTAGAGCAAGCATCTCGATTCCCGGGATTTTTGTCCCTGAGAGATATAATGGAAGAATTTTAGTAGATGGCGGGGTTGCAGATCGTGTTCCGATATCGGTAGCAAAAGATATGGGTGCAGATATTGTCATTGCAGTGGATGTGTCAAGGGTAAAACGGAACGCAGAAATAACCACCATTTATGATGTCATTATGCAGAGTATTGATATCATGCAATCAGAAATCATTAACAGCAGAGAAATTGCAGCTGATGTTATGATCCGTCCCCCAGTTGAAATGTATAGCTCAAGAGCCTTCACCCATCATGAAGAGATTATCAATATCGGAAAGGAAGAAACAAAGAAACAATTACAGCAAATTGAAACCGTTATTGAACAGTGGAAGGGGAAACATTAAAGATGCGAAAAAAAATATATATAGGATCCATATTATTGACAGCCTTGATCTTGATTGGCGGAATGTACTATTCCTTGCCCTTCTATGTTTCAAAACCGGGAATGGCCAAAGAGCTCGGGCCCATCATAACGGTTGAAGGCGGATATAAGGATGAGGGAAACTTCATGCTGACTACTGTTAGAATGGGTAGAGCGAATATCTATTCCTATTTGGAGGCAAAGCTGCTGAAGTATGAAGAGATTTATCCGTTGGAAATGATTTTATACAAAAAGGAAACAGAGGAGGAGTATAATGCAAGACAGCTTCACTTGATGGCGGGCTCAAAACTAAATGCGATAGATGTTGCCTATCGGAAAGCAGGCTTGTCTGTTGATTACAAATATAAGGGCATCTATGTCGTCCAGGTAGTTCCAGGAATGCCGGCAGAAGGAAAGCTTCGGGCAGGTGACCGCATTTTTAAGGTAGATGGACATCAATTCCCTTCCTCGGAGAAATTTATTGAATATGTTGGCAAAAAACAAGTAGGGGAAAAAGTCACATTAACGTATGCAAGAAATAAAAAAACGGACGATGTTACCTTAAGTCTGCAGCCATTTAAAAGTGATCCCGGCAAAATTGGGATTGGAATTTCACTAGTGGACGATAAAGAGATTATCGTGGATCCAAAGGTAAAGGTCAAGACCGACGAAATTGGCGGTCCATCAGCCGGACTAATGTTTTCTTTGGAGATTTATAACCAATTAACACATGAAGATTTAACTAGAGGCTACCAAATTGCTGGAACGGGAACGATCGATGAAAAGGGGCTTGTCGGTCCAATTGGCGGGATTGAACAAAAAATTGTCGCTGCAGATAAGGCAGGTGCGGACATCTTCTTGGCACCTAATGAAAATGGGGCGAAAAATTCAAACTTCCGTGCTGCTGTAAAAACTGCCCATGATATTCATACAAACATGAAAATCGTACCGATTGATACATTTGATGAAGCGGTGGACTATTTAGAAAAATTAAATGAAAAATAAAAAGATGGTGCGGATGCATCATCTTTTTATTCTGCAAAAATAGGAACCTGCTTGTATTCCTGTTTGATCATTTCATTTTTCATACGATTAGGGATACCAAGAGAGTAGATACGAGCTGCTTTAACATCAAGCATTATTTCATCATTCTTAAAAGAAGAAAGTTTAGCAATCAGAGGAAGGCCAAAGTCTTTTTTTCTCTTATTCAAGTATTCCTTTCCGTTGGCACTCATGCCTAAAAGCCTTAGGTAGGAGGCTGTTTCTGAAAAGCTTTGGATTTCTGCTTTTTTTGTATTCGTTAATATATGAACACACAATCGTTGAAGTCTCGTCCAAGTATAACGTTTTGTTTTTATCTTTTGCATAAATTCTTGAAAGCTGGTGGACTCTATTGCTGAAGCCAGTATTCTATTTTCAAGTCCTTCTTCTACCTCATAGATCTCCCTTAGCTCACCAGGCGAGCAATGGAGAAGACGAAATTGCAAATAGCCCCAATAATTTTCCCATTGATGAAAAACATGATAATAATGGAGGTATTCGTGTAATAATTGTTTCGTATGTTCAGGGACAAATTGGTCAATTTTCGTTTTTTCGTCCTCGCTAGTGAAAATGGCCTTTCGGATACTCGTGGCACTCGCGATGGTTTCTGAGGAAAAATGTTCATCATGATAGCCGGCACTTTTTCGTGCCACGGTTATAGGTTTAATCCCGCTTTTTTGCCGGCTGATTGCTTTTATGTATTCAATGCCAAGAATATTATTTGGTTTTGCTAAATCTAAATATTTATCTGAATCTTCCAATTGCTGAAATGCGAGGGACACTGCTTTCGGATAGCTTACACCTGTATGGATAAATTGATGAATAAGTTTCTCATATGCTTCTTGCTCCCCGTTTAAGAAATCAATTGTCTGTGTAAAATCAGATATATCTCCGCTCTCACTTCCGAAGCAAAGTGATTCACAGCAAGCAGCATCCAGTATGGACACAGCTCCGGCTGCAAAGATTTCTGCCTTTTGAACAGCGAAGCGGTAGGGCAGTTCAAAGACGAGATCGACTCCATTAAGCAAAGCCATTTTCGTCCGGTACCATTTAGATACAAGGGCAGGTTCCCCTCTTTGCAAAAAATTCCCGCTCATGACGGCAATGACAACATCGGCATCTGCCGCTTCTATTGCAGCTTGTAAATGATAGGCATGCCCGTTGTGAAAAGGGTTGTATTCAACAATTACGCCAACTGCTTTCATGTTCAATCTCCTTTTAAAAGGTTTATTTTTAACAAGTATAGCAAAAATGTAAGGAAACCAATCAAATATTATGATAAGATGTTGTAGATGTTTGTAAAGAACGTATCTGGATACACTAGTATGGAAAAACACTTTTTAGCGGAATTCTATTAAGTGAAACAACACAAATATGGTGTAAAGAAAAAACATTGACAAAAATATTTTCGAAGGCTATAATTACCTTTGTTGCCTTGGGGTGATTCAATTGAAATGGACATTAAGCCAGTTACAAAAATATCGAAACAAGGATTTTTTGATTGATGAGACGGTTCGTGTGGACGAGATCAAACAAGACGATCCCACCATTCGTGAAGTTTCTCCGATGCATATTACCGGTCGGGGAGATATCGATTCAACGAAAGTGACATTCCATTTAAAAATCGAAGGTCATTTAATCCTTCCTTGTTCTCGTACTTTAGTGGATGTAAAACTTCCAATTAATGTCGAAACAACTGAAACTTTCCTCTTGCATGGGTCAGTTTATGAAACTGATGAGGAAGCACATCAGGTAAAAGGCGATGTGATTGATTGTTTCCCAATCATTCGCGAAATTCTTTTACTTGAAGTTCCAATGCAAGTGTTTTGTGAAGATGTCGAGTCCGATGGAGCTGCACCGCAATCCGGCAAGGACTGGGAAGTTCTTCATGAAGAAGAACAATCGAAAAAGATTGATCCGCGACTCGCAGGGCTTGCAAAGTTTTTTGACGAAAACAATTCTTCCGATTCATAATCGGCAAATCTAAGAAGCAAAGTGAAGAACCAGTTCTCCTGGCCTTCATTACTTTCTTAATACTCTTTAAGGAGGTGGGAAGAATGGCTGTACCTTTTAGAAGGACTTCTAAAACTGCAAAAAGAAAGCGTCGTACTCATTTTAAATTAAACGTACCTGGTATGGTAAGTTGCCCAAACTGTGGTGAAATGAAACTTGCTCACCGCGTATGTAAAGCTTGCGGAACATACAAAGGAAAAGACGTTGTTAACGACTAATTTCCATTAGGATAGAAAGCACAAGGAGCTATTTAGCCCTTGTGCTTTTGTCGTTTCTATACATACTAGCAATCCCGGCATTGAAAACTAGCCAAAGAAAGGGCGAGGAAAATTGTCATACCGCATTGTTAAACAGGAAAAAGGGTACTTATTATTTACCATTTCTAGGATTGATAAAAGGAATGCCATTAATTATGAGATAATGGAGGGATTAAAAGAAGCAGTAAGAATAGCTTCTGAATCAGATATAAAGGCATTGATTATTACTGGAGAAGGAAGCCAAGCTTTTTGTTCTGGAGGCGATTTATCCACTTTTCATCTTCTTCATACGAAGGAGGAAGCCTATCCTATGCTTTCTATGATGGCTAATATTCTATATACGCTCTTAACTTTACCTATTCCGACAATTGCTCTTATAAACGGAACAGCAGTTGGGGGCGGCTGTGAGCTGGCAGCTGCCTGCGATTTTCGACTTGCACGAAAAGGAATTAAGGCAGGTTTTGTTCAGGGGAAGCAGGCCATTACCACAGGCTGGGGGGGAGGCTCTATCCTAGCGGAAAAACTTCCAGCTGCAAGTGCAATGAAAATGTTAATGGAAGCAGAACTGCAAACTGCCGATGAATTAAAAAATACTGGATTTATTCATACTCTTTTTGAAAATGACCCTCTGGACGCCTGTGAAGCTTTTATTGAAAAAATATTAATAAAGGATATAAACGTACTCCAATCCTATAAAAAAATTTGGATTAGGAAATGGGAAGCAACCTTACTGCGTGAAAGAATAGAGGAAGAGGTCAAAAATTGCGCATGGCTTTGGGAAAGCGATGCACACCATGAATATGTCAGGTCCTTTATAAATAAAAAACTTTGAATAAAAATAAAAAGACAACTCTTTCACAGTCTATCTTTTCTAGTAGATGCATATGTATTATAAAAACACTAGGAGGGGGATGGACTGATGTCACCAACCAGACAAGATGCATGGTCCCAAGATGAGGATTTATTGCTTGCTGAAGTTGTACTTAGGCATATCCGTGAAGGCGGAACACAACTGCAGGCATTTGAGGAGGTTGGCAAACAGCTCTCGAGAACGTCAGCAGCCTGTGGTTTCCGCTGGAACTCATATGTGCGAAAGCAATATAAATCAGGCATAGAACTTGCTAAGAAACAGCGTAAGGAGTTAAAGAAACATGATGCTCCTGCTGAGAGAGAGCCAAGTCAAGAGCCTGCTAAAGTAGACTTTGTACAATCACCGCCCGGTTGTGAACAGGGAACCACAATCACCTTTCCTGCCGTTATGCACTATTTAGAAGGACTCCATCAACAAGCTGAAGCTTCATCTAGTTTTGAAGAGGACAGAAAGCAATCCTCTGAAAAAATTAAAGAATTGGAGAAGAAAACATACTATTTAGCCGCAGAAAATGAAAGACTGTCAAAAAATTTAAAAGCCATTGAAGAAGACTACCGTTCGTTAATTGAAATTATGGAAAGAGCCAGAAAAATGGTTGTCCTTCAAGACGAGGATCGGCAGCAAAAGGTCAAATTTCAAATGGATAAGAACGGCAATCTTGAAAGAGTGGAAAAATAGAAAAAGCGGACATTTTGTCCGCTTTTTCTTATATGTGTTGTGCTTCGACGCCTTCTGGATACCAGACAAGTGGATTTTCTCCACGGTCACGCTCCATATCATAATCAACATTGCTAAACCCTAATTTTTCCCAAAAACCACTTGATTGGACTCTAGGGTTTGTTTTAATTGGCAGCCCGAAACTTTTAGCAAACGAGACAAGGGCTTTACCGAAGCCTTTCCCTTGATAATCAGGGAGTACTTCCAGTTTCCATAATTCTAAATAGTTTTGTGGCGGAAAGAAATAACGGTCGAATTTCGCATCAATCTGATATAAACTCATGCGTGCTACTAATTTGTCCCCAAAATAAATGCCGTAGAAAGGTGATTCACTATCATTATCAATCATATTTGCTTCAAGGTCTTCAAACATCGATAACTCTTGAATTCCATATTCCTTAAATTTTTTAAATTCTTCTAGTGTTTTAAAATTTACTTTTAGTTTTTCCACTTTTATCGCCATAGTTAAACCTCCTAAAAAGTTACCATCTTAATTTTGCAAATATTCATTTGGTTTTTGAAAACACACAATGAAATTTTTTTATTATTCAAATGAATTACGTTCATTATATAACAAATTCACAAAAAATTCTTCAAATAACTTTAGGAAGCGTTTTCAAAAATTGCAGGAAATTCAGAGAATGATGTAGAAAAATAAAAGGGATGGAACAAAAGGGATACGAAAGGGGAAAAAATGTGCAAAAAATATTAATCGCCAATCGGGGAGAAATTGCCCTTCGGATTATTAAAACCTGTCAGGAGATGGGGATTGAAACAGTTGCTATCTATTCCAAAGCCGATCAGGAAATGCCTTTTGTTAAAGCTGCCACAAAGGCTGTTTGTGTTGGAGAACCGCCTGTAAACAAATCCTATTTACAAAGTGATAAAATTCTGGAAATCGCAAAAAGTGAAAAAGTGGATGCCATTCATCCCGGCTATGGCTTTTTATCCGAAAATGCAGCATTTGCTAAAGAGGCAATCAATGAAGGAATTATATTTATTGGACCGAAGCCAGAAACGATTGAATTAATGGGAGACAAAATCGTGTCTCGCCGGACCATGGAGAAGGCTGGTGTCCCAGTTGTGCCCGGAAGTGTGAATGGTGTAAAGACGATTGCAGAAGCGTGCAGTCTTGCAGAGGCGATCGGATATCCCATCATGCTTAAGGCAAGCGGCGGGGGCGGGGGAATAGGCATGGTGCTAGTAGAAAATGAGCAAGCGCTCGTTAAGTTTTATGATTCAACTAAGTCGAGAGCGATGGCCTATTTCGGTTCAGATGAGGTTTTTATTGAAAAATATATTGCGGATGCCAGACATATTGAGGTTCAGGTGTTTGGGGACAGCGCTGGAAACATCGTCCATCTATTTGAACGGGATTGTTCCATACAAAGAAGGCACCAAAAGGTTGTCGAGGAATCACCATCCCCTTTTCTATCCGAGACAGTCCGGCATAAAATGTATGAAACAGCTGTGAAAGCAGCACATGCTGTGGAATATACAAATGCTGGAACGATTGAATTCATTGTCGATGAAAATGAGAATTTTTACTTTCTCGAAATGAATACCCGGCTTCAAGTCGAACACCCTGTGACAGAAATGATTACCGGCCTGGATTTAGTTAAATGGCAAATTCTTGTGGCACGAGGTGAGAAATTACCTTTATTGCAACCTGAGATTGCCTCATCAGGGAACGCAATCGAATTTAGGCTTTATGCGGAAGACCCTGTTCGCTTTTTGCCATCCCCGGGAAAAATCACGAAGCTCAAATGGAATCAAAAAGAAGAAGTGAGAATTGACTCCGGATATGAAGAAGGCGGAACGGTGACACCATTTTACGATCCGATGATTGCCAAATGTATTTTTCATGGTGACACACGGAAGCAAGCATTAGCCGCCGCAGAAAATTTCTTTAATGAGATAGAAATTGAGGGGATTAAAACGAATGCCCCAATATTCTTAACGATACTTGCAAACGAAGACTTCCAAAAGGGATTGTACACAACAAGCTTTTTAATAAAAAATTTGGTGAAATAAGGAGTGTAATAATCATGAAAGAAATTACAGCATCGATGGCAGGGACAGTATTAAATATTTTTGCAGCTTCAGGTGATCAAGTAAATCCAGGCCAAGAAGTATTAATGCTGGAATCGATGAAAATGGAGATACCAATCGAAAGTGGAATCGAAGGAGTAGTCCAAAAAGTAAATGTCAATATCGGGGATTTCGTCAATGAAGGCGATGTTTTAATCGTTCTGGAATAGCATTTCTTAAAGGGGGAGCATGATGGCAGCGACTAATACGTTAAATGAGCAATTAAATGAAAATAGGAAAAAAATTGAAGCTGGCGGTCAGCCAAAATACCATGAAAAATTGAAAGAACAAAGAAAATTGTTTGTGCGTGACCGGTTAGCATTATTATTCGATGAGGGAAAATATGAAGAGGATGGGAAATTTGCCAACTTTCAGGCTGGTAATCTACCCGCCGATGGTGTCATAACGGCAATCGGTAAAATTAATGGGCAGACTGTATGTGTCATGGCCAATGATTCGACGATTAAAGCAGGTTCCTGGGGGGCACGAACCGTTGAAAAAATAATCCGGATTCAAGAAACAGCGGAAAAGTTAAAGGTTCCATTATTTTATCTTGTCGATTCTGCAGGTGCGAGAATCACCGACCAATTAGAGATGTTTCCAAATCGACGCGGGGCAGGGAAAATCTTTCATAATCAAGTAAAGCTCTCCGGAATGATTCCGCAAGTTTGTATTCTGTTTGGCCCTTCTGCAGCCGGAGGAGCGTACATCCCGGCATTTTGTGATATTGTCATCATGGTTGATCAAAACGCTTCGATGTATTTGGGTTCACCACGCATGGCGGAAAAGGTGATTGGGGAAAAGGTAACACTCGAAGAAATGGGTGGTGCCCGTATGCACTGTACCATTAGTGGCTGCGGCGATGTTCTAGCCGCTAGTGAGGAAGAGGCAATTGCATCAGCCAAAACATACATTAGCTATTTTCCCGCCAGCTTTAAGGACAAATCAAAAATAACTGAGGGCGAGGCTGCAAAGGAGGGCCGTGAACTGGAAGCCATTATTCCGGAAAACCAAAATGCCCCTTTTGATATGAAAGAATGTATCGACCGACTAGTAGACAATGCTAGCTTTTATGAAATAAAAAAATTATTTGCACCAGAATTAATAACAGGATTAGCTAGAATAAATGGAAGAGCTATTGGGATCATTGCTAATCAGCCAAAGGTTAAAGGCGGGGTTTTATTTGTCGATTCAGCTGATAAAGCAGCAAAATTCATCCAGCTCTGCGATGCTTTCCATATTCCATTATTATTCCTGGCAGATGTCCCCGGATTTATGATTGGTACAAAAGTAGAACGGGCCGGTATTATCCGTCACGGTGCAAAATTGATAGCAGCCATGAGTTCGGCAACAGTACCGAAAATCTCGGTAATTGTTAGAAAAGCGTATGGTGCAGGACTATATGCGATGGCTGGTCCCGCGTTTGAACCTGATTGCTGTATCGCTCTTCCTACTGCTCAAATCGCTGTGATGGGTCCGGAAGCAGCAGTAAATGCTGTATATTCGAATAAAATTAATGAAATTGATGATCCAAAAGAAAGAATTGCCTATGTTCAAGAAAAACATAAAGAATATAAAGAACATATCGACATATACAAACTGGCATCAGAGCTAATCGTCGATGAAATTGTGGCACCATCTGAATTAAGAGATGTGCTTATACAGCGATTTGCTTATTATGAAACAAAAGAATTAACCTTTAGTGTCAGAAAGCATCCCGTTTATCCAGTATAAAAAAACATGCCCTTTTCGATTTTTATCGAAAAGGGTTATTTTTTTAAGAAAACCTACTAACCAATTACCAATTGCATCTGATAAAATAACGTATAATAGATGACTAAAATGAGGGATTACCATGAAGGTTGGAATAATTGGTGCTGGTTCAATTGGATTATTATTTGCATCCTACATTAGTAAAGTATTTGAGGTAACGATTTACACGAGGACAACGGAGCAGGCAGACGAGATTAATCAAAATGGCATCTTGCTGCGTAAAGGAGGAGAGGAACGAATCGCTTTGGTCAGAGCTATGCCAATGACAACTTGGGAAGGATCTGAAGAGTTAACCATTATTGCTGTCAAACAATATCAACTTCCAGCGATTATCGAGAAGCTGGGCCAAGTAACTGTCGTTCTTGAAAATATGTTATTTCTACAAAATGGAATGGGTCATTTAAAGCTGCTTGAAGATATCAGGGTAAATAATTTAATTCTTGGATCGGTTGAACATGGAGCCTTAAGAGAAAATTCGTATACCGTAAGCCATAATGGTGAAGGGGTAACAAATGCAGCCGTTTTCCGAGGGGAAACTGCACCGTTCCAGCAATTTATTGCAGTTATGCCTTCCGAGTTTCCATTTGTTTTTCAAGAGAATTATCATGAGATGCTTGTAAAAAAACTAATTGTCAACGCAGTCATAAATCCATTGACTGCCATCCTTCAAGTGAAAAATGGGAAATTAATTGAAAATCAGTTTTATTTTCATGCAGTAAAAAAGCTGTTTACGGAAATTTCCTTCATTTTGGACTTAAAACGCCCGGAGGATGAGCTAATGCTAGTTGTTGATATTTGTAAAAAGACGGCCGACAACCGCTCTTCGATGCTAAAAGATCTTGAAGCAAATAGGTTGACAGAAGTAGATGCCATTTTAGGATTTTTAATAGAAAAAGCAAAGAAACAGGATAAGAAGGCTCCTCAAATCGA encodes:
- a CDS encoding biotin/lipoyl-containing protein is translated as MKEITASMAGTVLNIFAASGDQVNPGQEVLMLESMKMEIPIESGIEGVVQKVNVNIGDFVNEGDVLIVLE
- a CDS encoding acyl-CoA carboxylase subunit beta; translation: MAATNTLNEQLNENRKKIEAGGQPKYHEKLKEQRKLFVRDRLALLFDEGKYEEDGKFANFQAGNLPADGVITAIGKINGQTVCVMANDSTIKAGSWGARTVEKIIRIQETAEKLKVPLFYLVDSAGARITDQLEMFPNRRGAGKIFHNQVKLSGMIPQVCILFGPSAAGGAYIPAFCDIVIMVDQNASMYLGSPRMAEKVIGEKVTLEEMGGARMHCTISGCGDVLAASEEEAIASAKTYISYFPASFKDKSKITEGEAAKEGRELEAIIPENQNAPFDMKECIDRLVDNASFYEIKKLFAPELITGLARINGRAIGIIANQPKVKGGVLFVDSADKAAKFIQLCDAFHIPLLFLADVPGFMIGTKVERAGIIRHGAKLIAAMSSATVPKISVIVRKAYGAGLYAMAGPAFEPDCCIALPTAQIAVMGPEAAVNAVYSNKINEIDDPKERIAYVQEKHKEYKEHIDIYKLASELIVDEIVAPSELRDVLIQRFAYYETKELTFSVRKHPVYPV
- a CDS encoding 2-dehydropantoate 2-reductase; amino-acid sequence: MKVGIIGAGSIGLLFASYISKVFEVTIYTRTTEQADEINQNGILLRKGGEERIALVRAMPMTTWEGSEELTIIAVKQYQLPAIIEKLGQVTVVLENMLFLQNGMGHLKLLEDIRVNNLILGSVEHGALRENSYTVSHNGEGVTNAAVFRGETAPFQQFIAVMPSEFPFVFQENYHEMLVKKLIVNAVINPLTAILQVKNGKLIENQFYFHAVKKLFTEISFILDLKRPEDELMLVVDICKKTADNRSSMLKDLEANRLTEVDAILGFLIEKAKKQDKKAPQIESLYYLIKGKEQVGGEDR